The following proteins are encoded in a genomic region of Desulfosporosinus youngiae DSM 17734:
- a CDS encoding SDR family oxidoreductase, with protein sequence MKLQGKVAVITGAASGMGKAIALVYAQEGAKVVVSDINFEGANQTVSEIVSNGGMATAVATNVTKEDDVQNLIDTAVKVYGTLDILVNNAGVMDNFYPAAEVTDELWERTFAINTTGPMRTIRKALPIFIEKGSGVIVNVASAGGLFGSRAGAAYTSSKHAVVGLTKNVGFQYAPLGIRCNAIAPGGVNTNIGATISAPNEFGMARAMAGINLNPRMGESEEIARVALFLASDDSSFVNGTVITADAGWTAY encoded by the coding sequence ATGAAACTTCAAGGAAAAGTAGCCGTCATCACAGGCGCTGCATCTGGTATGGGAAAAGCAATTGCCCTGGTTTACGCCCAAGAAGGTGCCAAAGTAGTCGTATCGGATATAAATTTTGAAGGAGCAAATCAAACGGTTTCTGAGATTGTCTCCAATGGCGGTATGGCAACTGCCGTAGCGACTAATGTAACCAAAGAAGACGATGTTCAGAATCTGATTGATACTGCAGTCAAGGTTTATGGAACTTTAGATATTCTCGTCAACAATGCCGGGGTTATGGATAATTTTTATCCTGCTGCAGAGGTAACGGATGAACTTTGGGAACGAACCTTTGCCATTAATACGACTGGCCCAATGCGCACCATTAGAAAAGCACTTCCCATTTTCATTGAAAAGGGAAGTGGAGTCATCGTAAATGTTGCTTCCGCAGGAGGTTTATTTGGTTCGAGAGCGGGCGCGGCATACACATCTTCAAAACATGCTGTTGTGGGACTGACTAAAAATGTAGGCTTTCAATATGCTCCTTTAGGAATTCGTTGTAATGCAATTGCTCCGGGGGGAGTTAACACGAATATTGGTGCTACTATAAGCGCTCCCAATGAGTTTGGTATGGCAAGAGCCATGGCCGGAATAAATCTAAATCCCCGCATGGGTGAGTCAGAAGAAATCGCTAGAGTTGCACTATTCTTAGCCTCCGATGATTCAAGTTTTGTGAACGGAACCGTAATTACAGCCGATGCAGGCTGGACGGCCTATTAA
- a CDS encoding DUF6897 domain-containing protein, with the protein MTNDLLKKYIGKKCLITTGTFGTNVRGIIIEVNENWLEVETKKGNELINGEFIQSIKEE; encoded by the coding sequence ATGACAAACGATCTCCTAAAAAAATATATCGGCAAGAAATGCTTAATAACTACAGGGACTTTTGGAACTAATGTCAGGGGAATTATTATTGAAGTCAATGAAAACTGGCTTGAAGTAGAAACAAAAAAGGGTAATGAACTTATTAATGGGGAATTTATTCAAAGCATAAAAGAGGAATAA
- a CDS encoding DUF3786 domain-containing protein — MSKLDNPIELYKLLPKSNCRQCGQATCLAFAAEVIKGQKRLNQCPHLENNILEELDGKIIKQATPEDQLKQALEPLKKEILKINFAESVKRLEAKLTDDKLTIKCLGKNFTVDPKGTIVSDCHINVWVSVPLLNYIIYSAGNDPSGKWVPFRELSSQTVWNSFFEQRFEKPLKQLVDSYPDLIEDLIVIFNGKPVETSFSSDISLVLHPLPKVPMLICYKKPEEDLESKLNVFFDATAEDNLKIDSIYRLCVGLLVMFQKITSRHI; from the coding sequence ATGTCAAAACTCGATAATCCCATTGAACTCTATAAGTTGCTCCCCAAATCAAATTGCAGACAGTGCGGGCAAGCCACCTGCTTAGCCTTTGCCGCTGAGGTAATTAAAGGGCAGAAGCGTCTCAATCAATGCCCCCATCTGGAAAACAATATCCTTGAGGAACTTGACGGAAAAATAATCAAACAAGCGACTCCCGAAGATCAACTTAAGCAAGCCCTTGAGCCTTTGAAAAAGGAAATTCTTAAAATAAATTTTGCTGAGTCAGTCAAACGATTAGAGGCCAAACTTACTGACGATAAGCTGACCATTAAGTGTCTTGGCAAGAACTTCACCGTCGATCCAAAGGGAACTATTGTCTCAGACTGTCACATCAATGTCTGGGTGAGTGTCCCTTTACTAAATTATATTATTTACAGTGCAGGGAACGATCCTTCCGGCAAATGGGTCCCTTTCAGGGAACTAAGCAGTCAAACCGTATGGAATTCGTTTTTTGAACAGAGATTTGAAAAACCTTTAAAACAACTTGTGGATAGTTATCCTGATCTGATTGAGGATTTGATTGTAATTTTTAACGGAAAACCAGTTGAAACCAGCTTCTCCTCCGATATTTCCCTTGTCTTGCATCCCCTCCCCAAGGTTCCGATGCTCATTTGTTATAAAAAACCGGAAGAAGATCTGGAATCTAAGCTTAATGTTTTCTTCGATGCGACAGCGGAGGACAACCTTAAGATTGATTCAATCTATAGGCTTTGCGTTGGACTTTTGGTGATGTTTCAAAAGATCACTTCCAGGCACATTTAA
- a CDS encoding glutamate mutase L: MQKVLVAEIGNETTVVNAFGDLATENPKLLGQGISPATAGNGDIGMGIKMAVTDLEQEIGPLGSLRDTPFYVTSSLPIESAIQEGEIVLKGKILTTSEAIMQAAQLIYEEVGDVLVFDIGSAASAVYSVTSKRQAQHTIEEDLGVAKQATALVELIGAKKIMEHHGRDWEKFLKPKPETAEEIALSSELAAAAVSNALQRHSERLRILNGASDQLASIAGEDFRIRWIVGTGLALTQLPNGLDIMRESIKGIAGGAFSQEGIAMLLDKDCIMAPLGALAMGFRAGAWQLLRESFGVEN, translated from the coding sequence ATGCAAAAGGTTTTAGTTGCAGAAATTGGAAATGAGACAACGGTCGTCAATGCCTTTGGTGATTTGGCTACTGAGAATCCCAAGTTACTTGGCCAGGGGATTTCTCCGGCGACAGCAGGTAATGGAGATATCGGGATGGGAATAAAAATGGCCGTAACAGATTTAGAGCAAGAGATTGGGCCGCTTGGTTCATTGAGAGATACGCCCTTTTATGTTACGAGTTCATTGCCCATTGAGAGCGCTATTCAAGAGGGAGAAATTGTGTTGAAGGGCAAGATCCTGACTACTTCGGAAGCTATTATGCAGGCAGCCCAACTGATTTATGAAGAAGTGGGTGATGTGCTGGTGTTTGATATTGGAAGTGCAGCGTCGGCAGTATATTCGGTAACTTCGAAACGACAGGCTCAGCATACCATTGAAGAAGATCTCGGAGTGGCTAAGCAGGCTACGGCCTTAGTAGAACTCATCGGTGCAAAGAAAATTATGGAGCATCACGGGCGGGATTGGGAAAAATTTTTAAAACCCAAACCAGAGACAGCAGAAGAGATAGCCCTTAGTTCGGAGCTGGCTGCAGCGGCTGTGTCTAATGCGTTGCAGCGACACAGTGAACGATTAAGAATTTTAAATGGGGCGAGTGATCAATTGGCCAGTATCGCAGGAGAGGATTTCCGGATTAGGTGGATTGTCGGAACAGGTCTGGCGCTCACTCAGCTGCCCAATGGCCTGGATATTATGAGAGAAAGTATTAAGGGGATTGCTGGTGGTGCTTTTTCACAAGAGGGCATAGCAATGTTGTTAGATAAAGACTGCATAATGGCTCCCTTGGGAGCGTTAGCAATGGGTTTTCGGGCAGGTGCCTGGCAGCTGTTGCGCGAATCATTTGGAGTGGAGAATTAG
- a CDS encoding pyridoxal phosphate-dependent aminotransferase → MISQKMQEQVQNSSVIRAMFEEGKRLAGIHGAENVFDFSLGNPNVEPPEEVKKAILEIVNDENSMGIHGYMNNSGFEDVREVIAKSINQKFGTAFTQKNIIMTVGAAGGLNVIFKTLLNPMDEVITFAPFFGEYRSYVKNYGAELVVISPNTIDFQPNLTEFKEKITSKTKVVIINSPNNPTGVIYSEDTIIKLSEILREKQKEFGTDIYIVSDEPYRELAYDNAEVPYLSKYYANTIIGYSFSKSLSLPGERIGYLVISDQAADFENIISAANIANRILGFVNAPSLFQRVIAKCLDAKVNLEAYNRNRELFYNELLAYGYECIKPEGAFYMFVKSPIENDAEFCSLANKKNILIVPGSAFGCPGYVRIAYCVAYTTIEKALPGFKALIEELKK, encoded by the coding sequence ATGATATCCCAAAAAATGCAGGAGCAAGTACAAAACAGTTCTGTTATTCGAGCTATGTTTGAGGAAGGAAAACGGCTGGCAGGAATTCATGGTGCGGAAAATGTCTTTGATTTTAGCCTGGGAAACCCCAATGTTGAACCGCCCGAAGAAGTAAAAAAGGCAATTTTGGAAATCGTCAATGATGAAAATAGTATGGGTATTCACGGGTATATGAATAATTCCGGCTTTGAAGATGTGAGAGAAGTGATTGCTAAATCGATCAATCAGAAATTTGGCACCGCATTTACTCAAAAAAATATTATTATGACGGTTGGTGCCGCCGGCGGTTTAAACGTTATTTTTAAAACCTTACTTAACCCAATGGACGAGGTCATTACCTTTGCTCCTTTTTTCGGAGAATATAGAAGCTATGTTAAAAATTATGGGGCAGAGTTAGTCGTAATATCCCCTAATACCATTGATTTCCAGCCTAATCTTACGGAATTCAAAGAGAAAATCACCTCTAAAACTAAAGTGGTTATTATTAATTCCCCCAATAACCCAACAGGTGTCATCTATTCGGAAGATACCATTATCAAGCTCTCGGAAATACTGAGAGAGAAGCAAAAAGAATTTGGAACAGATATTTATATCGTTTCCGACGAGCCATATCGGGAACTTGCCTATGATAATGCTGAAGTGCCCTATCTTTCGAAGTATTATGCAAACACGATTATTGGCTACTCCTTCAGCAAATCTCTTTCCTTACCGGGAGAAAGAATAGGCTATTTAGTGATTTCTGATCAGGCTGCTGATTTTGAAAATATCATTTCGGCCGCTAATATTGCCAATCGCATTCTAGGGTTTGTCAATGCCCCATCATTATTTCAGCGCGTCATTGCCAAGTGCTTAGATGCCAAGGTGAATCTTGAGGCCTATAACAGGAATCGGGAATTATTTTACAATGAACTCTTAGCCTATGGTTACGAATGCATTAAGCCTGAAGGGGCATTTTACATGTTTGTTAAATCCCCCATTGAGAATGATGCTGAGTTCTGCAGTTTGGCTAATAAGAAAAATATTCTTATCGTTCCAGGCAGTGCATTTGGCTGCCCAGGTTATGTTCGTATTGCCTATTGTGTTGCTTATACTACCATTGAGAAAGCATTACCGGGCTTTAAGGCATTAATTGAAGAACTGAAGAAATAA
- a CDS encoding amidohydrolase family protein, which produces MHISCSAEQKIFEIPSTGEGIIAGYWSSEQDLCSQPVRLQWKDGKVSSLEPLNHLEDYPEKALRWDSYFLMPGFSDAHVHLALDSLDFYQCLENWAQPLLIEDKVKRFLQRYLEMGIVAVRDGGDLPGFSWKAKNRVNEGVWSGPAVVSVHEAVNRAGMYGRFLGRGFKDLLEWREKESDFFRQGLDQLKVIVTGLIRFDDFQRVGPTQWMVEELSELVKSAHERGILVMAHASGEEGISAAIAAGVDSVEHGYYIRTKQLELMKEKNIAWVPTVAPIGNILKYPADRYSSQEIDTLKRILESQLSKIQEAYGLHVRLGIGTDAGAYRVPHAESLYDEFEWMVQAGIPRREVYGMATHENARILGRPELGRLEIGTPMNLLQLVNNLGKGLA; this is translated from the coding sequence ATGCATATTTCGTGTAGTGCAGAACAGAAAATCTTTGAAATTCCCAGTACGGGAGAAGGAATTATCGCCGGGTATTGGAGTTCTGAACAAGATTTGTGTTCTCAGCCCGTACGTTTACAGTGGAAGGATGGTAAGGTCAGCTCATTGGAGCCCTTAAATCATTTAGAGGATTATCCTGAAAAAGCGCTGCGTTGGGATTCCTATTTTCTGATGCCCGGATTTTCAGATGCCCATGTGCATCTGGCTTTAGACAGTCTTGACTTTTATCAGTGTTTGGAAAATTGGGCTCAGCCTTTATTAATCGAGGATAAGGTCAAAAGGTTTTTACAGCGGTATCTTGAAATGGGGATTGTGGCTGTTCGTGACGGCGGTGACTTACCGGGATTTTCCTGGAAGGCGAAAAATAGGGTGAATGAAGGAGTCTGGTCCGGACCTGCTGTCGTATCTGTACACGAAGCTGTGAACCGGGCGGGAATGTATGGACGTTTTCTGGGGCGTGGCTTCAAGGATCTCTTAGAGTGGCGGGAAAAGGAGAGCGACTTCTTTAGGCAAGGCCTGGATCAACTCAAAGTTATCGTGACGGGATTGATTCGGTTTGATGATTTTCAGAGAGTCGGCCCAACTCAATGGATGGTTGAGGAATTAAGTGAGTTGGTCAAGTCCGCTCATGAACGAGGCATACTTGTTATGGCCCATGCCAGTGGGGAAGAGGGGATTTCTGCAGCAATTGCTGCGGGTGTGGATTCGGTTGAACATGGATATTACATAAGGACTAAGCAGCTTGAATTAATGAAAGAAAAAAACATTGCCTGGGTTCCAACGGTAGCACCAATCGGCAATATTCTGAAATATCCAGCCGATCGTTACTCCTCTCAGGAGATTGATACCTTAAAACGTATTCTGGAATCACAACTATCTAAGATCCAGGAAGCTTATGGTTTACATGTCCGGCTGGGTATAGGGACAGATGCCGGTGCGTATCGGGTACCCCATGCTGAAAGCTTGTATGATGAGTTTGAGTGGATGGTTCAAGCCGGAATTCCCAGGCGGGAGGTCTATGGGATGGCGACGCATGAAAACGCTCGAATCCTGGGCAGGCCTGAACTGGGCAGGTTAGAAATTGGAACGCCTATGAATCTATTACAACTGGTTAATAACTTAGGTAAAGGTTTGGCTTAA
- a CDS encoding C40 family peptidase yields MKKSIILMALIVLTFFASASVTQAATLKVGSAGSEIRLLQSELQAMNYDVGPVDGIFGTRTKAAVIAFQRDNNLVADGIVGPQTQAALKKSTVSPSSREKTQQIISTAKSFLGVPYKWGGTTPAGFDCSGFTRYVFASQSIDLPRVSADQYKVGTPVSFNNLIPGDLVFFNLTSGTNVSHVGIYLGNNEFISATSSKGIAVYSFTPYWTKAYVGAKRVY; encoded by the coding sequence GTGAAAAAAAGCATTATCCTAATGGCCTTAATAGTCCTTACGTTTTTCGCCTCAGCTTCCGTGACCCAAGCTGCAACATTAAAGGTCGGATCAGCTGGTTCAGAAATCCGCCTGTTGCAATCAGAACTCCAAGCCATGAATTATGATGTGGGCCCGGTCGACGGCATTTTTGGAACTAGAACCAAAGCTGCTGTAATAGCGTTTCAACGTGATAACAATCTAGTAGCAGATGGAATTGTCGGGCCACAAACTCAAGCGGCTTTAAAGAAATCAACGGTTTCACCTTCATCCCGGGAAAAAACTCAGCAAATAATCAGTACTGCCAAGAGTTTTTTAGGCGTTCCCTATAAATGGGGAGGAACCACTCCGGCAGGATTTGACTGCTCAGGATTTACACGTTATGTTTTTGCCAGCCAAAGTATTGATTTGCCGCGTGTCAGTGCTGATCAATACAAAGTTGGAACCCCGGTAAGTTTTAACAATCTCATCCCCGGTGATTTAGTTTTCTTTAACCTTACCTCAGGAACAAACGTTAGCCATGTCGGTATCTATCTCGGAAACAATGAATTTATCAGTGCAACGAGCAGTAAGGGAATTGCTGTCTACAGCTTTACTCCCTATTGGACCAAGGCCTATGTAGGGGCCAAACGTGTCTATTAG
- a CDS encoding gamma-glutamyltransferase family protein has product MKYLVKGEYLQMLNIDTLHNPYPSRRMTVYAKNGMVATSQPLAAEAGLAVLRKGGNAIDAAIAAAVCLTVVEPTSNGIGGDAFALVWSKGQLYGLNASGPAPQLLTLQALEKAGYQEMPAYGWFPVTVPGAPAAWAELSSRFGKLPLTETMAPAITYAQQGFPISPTVGRNWEIAFQRYAQDLKEEQYQNWFKTFAPQGRTPKIGEIWSSADHARTLQSIAETQAHSFYCGAIADQIDHFSQRYGGFLRKEDLAAYKPEWVTPISINYRGYEVWEIPPNGHGLVALLALNILKGFDFGIKESADSYHRQIEALKLAFADGKKYIADPSRMTLRIEDLLSDGYAMERRKLIGEKALQPEPGNPHKGGTVYLAAADSEGNMVSFIQSNYLDFGSGLVVPGTGICLHNRGNNFSLDPSHANCLEPGKKPYHTIIPGFLTKGHLPIGPFGVMGAFMQPQGHVQVIMNTLDYHLNPQASLDAPRWQWINGKTVEIEHAFSNQVAEELIRRGHDIRWSVNTAGFGRGQIIWRNKEGILVGGTEPRADGHIAMW; this is encoded by the coding sequence ATGAAATATCTCGTAAAAGGAGAATACCTGCAAATGCTAAATATTGACACACTTCATAATCCTTATCCATCACGCCGAATGACCGTATATGCCAAAAACGGTATGGTGGCCACTTCTCAGCCCCTTGCAGCAGAAGCTGGATTGGCTGTCTTAAGAAAAGGAGGAAATGCAATAGATGCTGCAATTGCCGCAGCAGTATGTCTGACGGTCGTTGAACCGACCTCGAATGGTATCGGCGGGGATGCATTTGCCTTAGTCTGGTCAAAGGGTCAACTTTATGGTCTTAATGCCAGCGGTCCCGCGCCGCAGTTACTCACATTGCAAGCCCTAGAAAAAGCCGGGTATCAAGAAATGCCCGCCTATGGATGGTTTCCGGTCACCGTTCCAGGCGCCCCTGCCGCCTGGGCAGAATTATCCTCCCGTTTTGGTAAACTGCCTCTGACCGAAACAATGGCACCAGCCATAACCTATGCCCAACAAGGTTTTCCCATTTCTCCGACGGTCGGAAGGAATTGGGAGATCGCTTTCCAGCGCTACGCACAAGATCTTAAAGAAGAACAATATCAAAACTGGTTTAAGACATTTGCACCGCAAGGACGTACTCCGAAAATTGGAGAGATTTGGAGTTCAGCTGATCATGCCCGCACATTACAATCGATAGCGGAAACACAGGCGCACTCGTTTTATTGTGGTGCTATTGCTGACCAGATCGATCATTTTTCTCAACGATATGGTGGTTTCTTGAGAAAAGAAGATTTAGCGGCTTACAAGCCGGAATGGGTAACTCCGATCTCTATTAATTATCGTGGTTATGAGGTCTGGGAGATTCCTCCCAATGGACATGGACTGGTGGCTTTGCTGGCCTTAAATATTCTGAAAGGGTTTGACTTCGGGATAAAAGAGAGCGCAGATTCCTATCATCGCCAAATAGAGGCTCTGAAGCTGGCTTTTGCTGACGGGAAAAAGTACATAGCCGACCCCTCCCGGATGACATTAAGGATTGAAGATCTCCTTTCTGATGGATATGCCATGGAACGCCGGAAACTCATTGGAGAAAAAGCGTTACAGCCTGAACCGGGTAACCCTCATAAAGGGGGAACTGTCTATTTGGCAGCAGCAGATAGTGAGGGAAATATGGTTTCCTTTATTCAGAGCAATTATTTGGACTTTGGCTCCGGCTTAGTCGTCCCAGGAACAGGGATTTGCCTTCATAACCGCGGGAATAATTTTTCCCTTGATCCCAGCCATGCTAATTGTCTTGAACCCGGTAAAAAGCCATATCATACTATTATTCCAGGTTTCTTAACTAAGGGGCACCTTCCAATTGGCCCCTTTGGAGTTATGGGTGCATTTATGCAACCTCAAGGACATGTTCAGGTTATTATGAACACTCTCGATTATCATTTAAATCCTCAAGCATCCCTAGATGCACCCCGGTGGCAATGGATTAATGGAAAAACGGTCGAGATTGAACACGCTTTCTCAAATCAGGTTGCAGAAGAACTTATTCGCAGGGGACATGATATCAGATGGTCGGTAAATACGGCTGGCTTTGGACGGGGGCAAATCATTTGGAGAAATAAAGAGGGAATATTAGTCGGCGGCACTGAGCCAAGAGCCGATGGGCACATTGCTATGTGGTAA
- a CDS encoding RluA family pseudouridine synthase: protein MKSYNSYSIAEEHQGFTVEVYLKQVLNYSGRKIQKLTRQKGILLNKKKVFLQRKIKSGDILRVATLEDFSYGVEPEQGPLEILYEDDYLIVLNKPTGLLVHPAGQTSRGTLSNYLAYYYQEQNAINTVRPIHRLDRETSGCIVFAKDSHTQALLDKSLKIRSLKRTYRAVVNGIVNPPLGTINAPIGPHPTKPNRRAVNQKGDPAITHYKTLQSFSEASLLELTLDTGRTHQIRVHLAYLGHPIIGDRMYGKGSALITGQALHAFSLRFPHPVEQGEIMVEASYPTNFLRVLENYST from the coding sequence ATGAAATCATATAATAGCTATTCGATTGCTGAGGAACATCAAGGCTTTACCGTGGAAGTCTACTTAAAACAGGTTCTTAATTATTCAGGAAGGAAAATACAGAAGCTGACTCGGCAAAAAGGAATTTTACTTAACAAAAAGAAGGTTTTCTTGCAGCGAAAAATTAAATCCGGAGATATTTTGCGGGTAGCGACCCTCGAGGATTTTTCCTACGGGGTTGAACCAGAACAAGGGCCATTAGAAATATTGTATGAAGATGACTATCTTATCGTATTGAATAAGCCAACTGGTCTATTAGTACACCCGGCCGGTCAAACCTCACGGGGTACCTTAAGTAACTACCTCGCCTATTATTATCAAGAGCAGAATGCAATTAACACAGTTCGTCCAATACACCGCCTCGACAGAGAAACTTCGGGATGTATTGTTTTCGCCAAAGACAGCCATACCCAAGCCCTATTAGATAAATCTCTAAAAATTAGAAGCCTGAAGCGCACTTACAGAGCCGTGGTAAATGGAATTGTGAATCCTCCGCTCGGAACAATCAATGCGCCGATCGGCCCACATCCTACTAAACCGAATCGCCGCGCAGTTAACCAAAAAGGGGACCCGGCAATAACTCATTACAAAACACTTCAAAGCTTTTCTGAAGCTTCCTTGTTGGAACTAACCTTAGACACTGGCAGGACTCATCAGATCCGTGTTCATTTAGCATATTTGGGACATCCCATTATCGGAGACAGGATGTACGGGAAAGGCTCAGCTCTCATAACAGGTCAAGCTTTACATGCCTTCTCTTTACGCTTCCCACATCCCGTTGAGCAGGGTGAGATTATGGTTGAAGCATCGTATCCAACAAATTTTTTACGAGTTCTGGAGAATTACTCAACTTAA
- a CDS encoding RNA polymerase sigma factor, producing the protein MTTKKSSFNEYGMETWYQQTVKKLYSFTYSLLQNREEAEDITQETYFRCLRRDTKSFPPYPYLKKVARNLIYDRYRHWQKIGSQMDDHSLTEDVSATEENWETRALVQELMNQLPEQYRQVLELRIIEGYSRKETAERMERSEDAIRGLQYRALQALRDLFKAADGNGG; encoded by the coding sequence GTGACCACGAAGAAAAGCTCATTTAATGAATATGGGATGGAAACCTGGTACCAACAAACAGTTAAGAAACTATATAGTTTCACATACTCTCTTCTTCAGAACCGGGAAGAGGCGGAAGATATCACTCAAGAAACCTATTTTCGCTGCCTGAGGAGAGATACCAAGAGTTTTCCGCCCTATCCCTATCTAAAAAAGGTTGCCCGCAATCTAATTTACGACCGGTATCGCCATTGGCAGAAAATCGGCAGCCAGATGGACGATCACTCTCTGACCGAAGATGTTTCTGCCACCGAAGAAAATTGGGAGACTCGAGCCTTAGTACAGGAACTCATGAACCAACTTCCGGAGCAATATAGGCAGGTTTTAGAACTCCGCATTATTGAAGGATATTCGCGCAAAGAAACAGCGGAACGAATGGAACGCAGTGAGGATGCCATTCGTGGTTTACAGTATAGAGCGCTTCAAGCTTTACGTGATTTATTTAAAGCCGCAGACGGGAATGGAGGATAA
- a CDS encoding YccF domain-containing protein, with translation MNLIGNLIWLLFGGIIAAIIWFLAGLLLCLTFIGIPFGLQCFKISMFVLWPFGKEIELGHFGAGGLIFNIIWLVVFGWEFAIAHLVIGAIFCITIIGIPFGLQHFKFAKLGLIPFGAKIL, from the coding sequence ATGAACCTTATCGGTAATTTAATCTGGTTATTATTTGGGGGTATTATTGCAGCAATTATTTGGTTTTTAGCAGGCTTATTATTGTGTTTAACATTCATCGGCATACCATTTGGTCTTCAATGTTTCAAGATTTCCATGTTTGTATTGTGGCCTTTTGGAAAAGAAATAGAGCTTGGACACTTCGGAGCGGGAGGGCTAATTTTTAATATCATCTGGCTGGTTGTTTTTGGTTGGGAATTTGCTATCGCCCATCTTGTGATAGGTGCAATATTTTGTATAACAATTATCGGCATACCATTTGGGTTGCAGCATTTTAAATTTGCGAAACTGGGGCTCATACCTTTTGGGGCCAAAATACTCTAG
- a CDS encoding nitroreductase family protein, giving the protein MTDSQLFGMPVTEIIRKRISIRTYSDQPLTLEINEKLSGFIQNSSGPFGSSVRFKLIESDHARKGSNARLGTYGVIRGASAYIVGVVKKAHRDLEDLGYSLEKVILYATSLGLGTCWLGGTFKKSEFAKAIGQKDYEILPCISPIGYPSSRKSLIDSAMRFTAGSNNRKRWEELFFLRKFGQPLAEPEAGSYETPLEMIRLAPSASNKQPWRIVKDSNQIHFYLQHTKGYAKFLAYDLQRVDMGIAMCHFEMTAKELGIDGKWLISDPEISTPQDTEYVVSWSEGI; this is encoded by the coding sequence GTGACAGATTCGCAATTATTCGGTATGCCGGTAACTGAAATAATCAGAAAGAGAATATCTATCCGAACTTATTCAGACCAACCTCTGACGCTTGAGATAAACGAAAAATTGAGTGGATTTATTCAGAATTCGAGCGGTCCATTTGGAAGCTCTGTGAGATTTAAACTGATAGAAAGCGATCATGCTCGTAAAGGATCGAATGCCAGGCTTGGGACATATGGAGTGATAAGGGGTGCCTCGGCCTATATTGTTGGGGTAGTCAAAAAAGCTCACAGAGATTTAGAGGATTTGGGATATTCTTTAGAAAAAGTAATTTTATATGCAACATCTTTAGGGTTAGGCACATGTTGGCTTGGGGGAACTTTTAAGAAAAGTGAATTTGCTAAAGCAATTGGGCAAAAGGATTATGAGATATTGCCCTGTATCTCACCGATCGGGTATCCCAGTAGCAGAAAGAGTCTGATTGATTCTGCTATGAGATTTACTGCCGGATCAAATAACAGAAAAAGATGGGAGGAGCTTTTCTTCCTTAGGAAGTTTGGCCAGCCTTTAGCTGAGCCAGAGGCAGGGAGTTACGAAACTCCTTTGGAAATGATTCGGCTTGCGCCTTCTGCATCTAACAAGCAACCTTGGCGGATTGTGAAGGATTCTAATCAGATTCATTTCTATCTCCAGCACACAAAGGGATATGCGAAGTTTTTAGCCTATGATTTGCAAAGAGTAGATATGGGAATTGCTATGTGTCATTTTGAAATGACAGCTAAAGAACTGGGCATTGATGGGAAATGGCTGATTAGTGATCCCGAGATAAGTACACCTCAAGACACCGAGTATGTTGTAAGCTGGTCTGAAGGGATTTAA